DNA from Synergistota bacterium:
TATCTTCTCCCTCCTGATATGCCTGAGCTGGAAGTAATAGAGGAGATTAAAAGAAGAAGACCCGATTTTCTTTTAATTTCAAGAACTATAAGCTACGATGCTGCAGAAAAGCTGGCACGCTTTATAGATCTTCTCGATGCTCAGGGTTTAAGGGAAAACATGAAGGTAGTAGTTGGAGGGAAAGCTATTACGCCGGAGCTTGCTGCGGAGCTGGGGTATGATGCGGGTTTTGGTGATGGAACAAGATGGGAAGACATAATTGCCTTCGTAGAAGAGGGGAAAATTGAAGAGGGAAGGGCTGATCGCATTAAATGCAAGGTTAGTCTAACGGATAGGTACACTTATGAGTTTCACGATGAAGCTATAGGGAAATTACTCGGTGAGATAGCCTCAGAGATAGTAGAATGGGCTTCTTCAAGGAGCTCTCCAGGTGTGGAGAGAGCAAAGCTTCGCGAGAGGATTTTGGGTGGAGAGAATTACCTACTCGATGAGTACCTTTCTTTATGTGATGATGCTGTGATAAACTATTATAGGCATGGAGTGGTCCCTCCGCATGTTAGGAAGCTCTCTTGCGAGGAAAAGGAAGAGCTTAGGGCTTTAGTCGATAGGCTAAAGGAAGAGAATGATCTTGAGGTTATATGTGAGGATAGAAGATTTCTCGTTTTCGCTCAGTATGGTACTGGCTGTCCTTTTATGGACATTGTTCACATAAAGGCGTGCGAAGCATGGGGAGCAGATGGTGTTATTCACTTCG
Protein-coding regions in this window:
- a CDS encoding cobalamin B12-binding domain-containing protein, producing the protein MAKVLLFPFDPVHDVALKIIKRLLSEKGHDVYLLPPDMPELEVIEEIKRRRPDFLLISRTISYDAAEKLARFIDLLDAQGLRENMKVVVGGKAITPELAAELGYDAGFGDGTRWEDIIAFVEEGKIEEGRADRIKCKVSLTDRYTYEFHDEAIGKLLGEIASEIVEWASSRSSPGVERAKLRERILGGENYLLDEYLSLCDDAVINYYRHGVVPPHVRKLSCEEKEELRALVDRLKEENDLEVICEDRRFLVFAQYGTGCPFMDIVHIKACEAWGADGVIHFDPSWGARTEGLLSGLLSHEHDGSIITYENLEAIKMSLYKSTMWNVRAHRGLNTPETALYAGYLGADLTKINIP